From Agelaius phoeniceus isolate bAgePho1 chromosome 38, bAgePho1.hap1, whole genome shotgun sequence, the proteins below share one genomic window:
- the LOC143691855 gene encoding uncharacterized protein LOC143691855, with translation MAATTGGGASPGGGGGAALEEECEVVRVRVKKNEGQQPPEFRSFAVDPQITSLDVLQHILARAFDLQGKKSFVLSFAARDGQGQDTFVPLLSDGDLANAFNCARPTLRLRLDVRNPPDSPLLEDWDIISPREVAAAEPVPERRSLLAAALPFTQALLAQVGRTLARAQAALAWPEGTPAVSPRPLPRPRPAPPLSDADLRSYLGPGGRLLRPQDLRLHVFHGGVEPGLRKVVWRYLLNVFPAGLTGQERLSHLRLKAAEYSSLKVALAARAAPAELAQVAAAVRKDVVRTDRAHPYFGGPEEGHPHLAALQALLTTFALGHPRLSYCQGMSDVAAPLLAVLDDEAQAFLCFCSLMRRLAPRFRPGGRGLARAFGHLRRLLRRADPQFWAFLAARGAHDLLFCYRWLLLELKREFAFEDALKVLEITWSSLPPAPPPPPEGVPLLGAPLGARRAGRALRERRGLRPRPPRRRRRRRRKVEEEEEEEGGGEGAGGVTQGSGGGFGGLKGSCDGPEGAKSSSDVPAGPTSSSDVPGGPTSSSDVLGGPKSSSDIPGGPKSSSDDPGGPTSSSDGPEGPTSSSGSPGGLKTSSDSPEGSKSSGDVPNSPKTSSEVFESPKSFSDVLEGSKGVQESPKSSSNVPDGPRDSQEDPKSFKNIQEGLESSSDVPKGHKISRDDSKGHRSSRDVPKGHKSFRKVQGRPPRGAGGAPEGSKDSEPGGPRKVEEGTDALEMEQRPHSLCWGAAEEPRKGQGGPREGHEPREGGGDLRKGGGDLREGLGDPKEGLGDPGEGGGDRGMNRDDLGKVRGDLREGHGFGEGHNNLKDGHHDPRDGHHGFKDGHHDPRDGHHGFKDGHHDFKDGHHGFKDGHHDPRDGRDDHRGGRDDPRDGHHDPRDGHHDPRDGHDDPREGRDDPRDGHHGFRDGHHDSRDGRDDPREGRDDPRDGHHGPRDGHHDPRDGRDDPRDGHHDPRDGHHGFKDGRDDPKDGHHDPRDGRGDPKEGLDDLRHGRDDPKDIHDHHDLHDDQHPPKTTRRNPTTPDDPWGGRWAWEDPSSSSSSSCSSCSSSSSDEEVTVEDDGAPLPPPEELGQGNPFLLFVCLAMLLEQREAVMARAGDYNEVAMHFDRLVRRHHLPRVLRRAKALFARYLEGWGAAAPGGPQTGPPSG, from the exons ATGGCGGCGACGACGGGGGGCGGGGCCTCgccgggcggcgggggcggggccgcgctggAGGAGGAGTGCGAGGTTGTGCGCGTGCGCGTCAAG AAGAACGAGGGGCAGCAGCCGCCCGAGTTCCGCTCGTTCGCCGTGGACCCGCAGATCACCTCGCTGGAcgtgctgcagcacatcctggcCCGGGCCTTCGACCTGCAGGG gaaaaaaagcttCGTTCTGAGCTTTGCGGCACGGGACGGGCAGGGCCAGGACACCTTTGTGCCTCTGCTGAGCGATGGTGACCTGGCCAATGCCTTCAACTGCGCCAGGCCCACCCTGAGGCTGCGCCTGGACGTCAGGAACCCCCCTGACA gcccgCTGCTGGAGGACTGGGACATCATCAGCCCGCGGGAGGTGGCGGCGGCCGAGCCGGTCCCCGAGCGCCGCTCGCTGCTGGCGGCGGCCCTGCCCTTcacccaggctctgctggcacaggt TGGCCGGACGCTGGCGCGGGCACAGGCGGCCCTGGCGTGGCCCGAAGGGACCCCGGCCGTgtccccccgccccctcccccgcccCCGCCCTGCGCCCCCCCTGAGCGACGCCGACCTGAGGTCGTACCTGGGCCCAGGTGGGCGCCTGCTGCGGCCCCAGGACCTGCGGCTGCACGTCTTCCACGGCGGCGTCGAGCCCGGCCTGCGCAAG GTGGTCTGGCGTTACCTGCTGAACGTGTTCCCCGCCGGCCTCACGGGCCAGGAGCGCCTGTCCCACCTGCGCCTCAAGGCGGCCGAGTACTCCTCGCTGAAGGTGGCGCTGGccgcccgcgccgcgccggccGAGCTGGCCCAGGTGGCCGCCGCCGTGCGCAAGGACGTGGTGCGCACCGACCGCGCCCACCCCTACTTCGGCGGCCCCGAGGAGGGCCACCCTCACCTGGCCGCCCTGCAGGCGCTGCTCACCACCTTCGCCCTGGGCCACCCGCGCCTCTCCTACTGCCAGGGCATGTCGGACGTGGCGGCGCCGCTGCTGGCCGTGCTGGACGACGAGGCCCAGGCCTTCCTGTGCTTCTGCTCGCTGATGCGCCGCCTGGCGCCGCGCTTCCGCCCCGGCGGCCGCGGGCTGGCGCGGGCCTTCGGCCACCTGCGCCGGCTGCTGCGCCGCGCCGACCCCCAGTTCTGGGCCTTCCTGGCGGCGCGCGGCGCCCACGACCTCCTCTTCTGCTAccgctggctgctgctggagctcaagCGCGAGTTCGCCTTCGAGGACGCGCTCAAGGTGCTGGAGATCACCTGGAGCTCCTTgcccccggcgccgccgccgccccccgagGGGGTCCCGCTGCTCGGAGCCCCCCTGGGCGCTCGCAGGGCCGGCCGGGCCTTGAGGGAGCGCCGGGGGCTGCGGCCGAGGCcgcccaggaggaggaggaggaggaggaggaaggtggaggaggaggaggaggaggaaggtggagGAGAAGGTGCTGGAGGAGTCACTCAGGGCTCTGGTGGTGGCTTTGGGGGGCTCAAGGGCTCCTGTGATGGCCCTGAGGGTGCCAAGAGCTCCAGTGATGTCCCCGCTGGTCCCACAAGCTCCAGTGATGTCCCCGGTGGTCCCACAAGCTCCAGTGATGTCCTCGGTGGTCCCAAGAGCTCCAGTGACATCCCAGGTGGTCCCAAGAGCTCCAGTGATGATCCAGGTGGTCCCACGAGCTCCAGCGATGGGCCAGAGGGTCCCACAAGCTCCAGTGGTAGCCCTGGGGGTCTCAAGACTTCCAGTGATAGCCCAGAGGGTTCCAAGAGCTCTGGAGATGTCCCCAACAGCCCCAAGACTTCCAGCGAGGTCTTCGAGAGTCCCAAGAGCTTCAGTGATGTTCTAGAAGGTTCCAAGGGTGTCCAGGAGAGTCCTAAGAGCTCCAGCAATGTCCCTGATGgtcccagggacagccaggaggATCCCAAGAGCTTTAAGAACATTCAGGAAGGTCTTGAGAGCTCCAGTGATGTCCCTAAAGGTCACAAGATCTCCAGAGATGACTCCAAAGGCCACAGAAGCTCCAGAGATGTCCCCAAAGGTCACAAGAGCTTCAGGAAGGTCCAGGGGAGACCCCCCAGGGGTGCTGGAGGAGCCCCCGAGGGCTCCAAGGACTCGGAGCCAGGTGGCCCCAGGAAGGTGGAGGAAGGCACCGACGCCCTGGagatggagcagagaccccacagcctctgctggggggctgcagaAGAGCCCAGAAAAGGACAGGGTGgccccagagagggacacgagccaagagaaggaggaggtgaCCTCAGAAAAGGAGGAGGTGATCTCAGAGAGGGATTGGGTGACCCCAAAGAGGGACTGGGTGAcccaggagaaggaggaggtgaCCGTGGGATGAATCGCGATGACCTCGGGAAGGTTCGCGGTGATCTCAGAGAAGGGCACGGCTTTGGAGAAGGCCACAACAACCTCAAGGATGGCCACCATGACCCCAGGGATGGCCACCATGGCTTCAAGGATGGCCACCATGACCCCAGGGATGGCCACCATGGCTTCAAGGATGGCCACCATGACTTCAAAGATGGCCACCATGGCTTCAAGGATGGCCACCATGACCCCAGGGATGGCCGTGATGACCACAGGGGTGGCCGTGATGACCCCAGGGATGGCCACCATGACCCCAGGGATGGCCACCATGACCCCAGGGATGGCCATGATGACCCCAGAGAAGGACGTGATGACCCCAGGGATGGCCACCATGGCTTCAGGGATGGCCACCATGACTCCAGGGATGGCCGTGATGACCCCAGGGAAGGACGTGATGACCCCAGGGATGGCCACCATGGCCCCAGGGATGGCCACCATGACCCCAGGGATGGCCGTGATGACCCCAGGGATGGTCACCACGACCCCAGGGATGGCCACCATGGCTTCAAGGATGGCCGTGATGACCCCAAGGATGGCCACCATGACCCCAGGGATGGCCGTGGTGACCCCAAGGAAGGACTTGATGACCTCAGACATGGCCGCGATGACCCCAAGGACATCCACGACCACCACGACCTCCACGACGACCAGcacccccccaaaaccacccgcCGCAACCCAACCACCCCCGACGACCCTTGGGGCGGCCGCTGGGCTTGGGAAgacccttcctcctcctcctcctcctcatgcTCCTCatgttcctcctcctcctcggacGAGGAGGTGACGGTGGAGGACGACGGCGCGCCGCTGCCGCCTCCggaggagctgggccaggggaacCCGTTCCTGCTGTTCGTGtgcctggccatgctgctggagcagcgcgaGGCCGTGATGGCGCGCGCCGGCGACTACAACGAGGTGGCCATGCACTTCGACCGCCTGGTGCGCCGGCACCACCTGCCGCGCGTCCTGCGCCGCGCCAAGGCGCTCTTCGCCAGGTACCTGGAGGGGTggggcgccgccgccccgggggGACCCCAAACGGGGCCTCCCTCGGGGTAA